The Ornithinimicrobium faecis region CTTGTTGAAGTCGAAGTCGAAGGCCACCCCGTGGTAGTTCGGGTCTGGCTCTCTGTCGGGGTTGTAGGCGGTGCCGTCATTGAGCACCCACTCGCAGCGGGTCGGGTTGGGGTGGCCGTAGAAGCCGCCCTGCTCCACGTCAAAGAGGAAGTCTCTTTGCGTGGGCAGGTTCCCAATCGGCGGCACCGAGCCACCGGAGTACGGCTGACCGTCGATGCGGCGCGTCGTGCACTCCTCAGTGACGTCGGTCCCGTTTCCGTAACCATTCTCACCAGTCGCCTGGTTGGAGACCATGGTGAAGGTCCCGTCGCCGTTGTCCTGCACACCCGGGGCGTTGGCGCCACCAGCTGTGCCATTCGTCGGCACGTAGATGTGGCCGTTCGAGTGCCACAACAGGTCGTAGGCGTTCCGGATGCCGGTGGCGTAGATCTCCAGGGGAGCACCGTCGGCATACGGGTCGTAGGCACCGCCCAGTTCGGCCGTCTTCACATCGGTCGGACCGTCGGCCAGAGCCTGGGCGAGGGCATCCTGTGGGTCGAACCGCAGGACCGCAGCCGTCAGTTGGGTCTCGCCTCGAGCACCCCAGGCACCGTCAACATCGCCAGCGGCTTGGTTAGATCCCTGCAGGAAGTACAGCCAGGGGGCGCCGCCGTCGCCGGAGGGACCGTAACTGATCGAATTCGACAGGTGGTCCGACTTGGAGCGCGGCAGGTTGACGAACACATCGGTGACGACCGGAGTGGCGCCGCTGAAGTCGATCACGGAGAGCGTCGAACCGAACTTGGCGCTCTCATTGCCGATGTTTCCCGTGGCGTGTGTGACCCATGCCAGGTCCGGGTTGTTCTCGTCGAACAGCAGTCCCACCGCTGCCCGCCCGTTCAGGACGTTCAGGTTCTCGGCAGCACCTAGCGTGCCGTCAGGCAGGATCTCGTATCGGTACATGCCTTGACCGATCGTGGTAGCCCACAGGTAGCCCTCGTGCACCACCAGGCTCGCGAAGTACTTGCCGTTGGTGTTGCCGGATGCCGTCGGCAGCAGGACCTTCTCAAACTCGGCACCTTCGACGGGGACGAACTCTTCCGGGTCACCCGGGTCGCCGCCACTGCCCTCACCGGTGGTGAAGGTGGTCTCGAACGGTGCAAAGGACTGACCGGCACCATCGAGCACGCCGTCGATGACATAGCGGTAGGTCGAGTTCGGCTCAAGAGGAGCGGCCGGGCTGATCGCGATGGTGTCGTTGCCTCCGGTCGAGCCTCGGTTGCCTTCGACCTCGACGTCGCCGGTCGCGGTGACCTTGAACAACCTGACTGCCTCGTCTGTCAGCGAGGTCTGTCGGTCTGGATCCACAGCGATGCCAGTGCCGGGGACACTGACCGAGGCCGACACGGCGGTGTCGAGCGACACATCGGTGGCCCGGTTGGCTGGGACGGTCAGCGTTGCGTGCGGCTGTGCTCCCAGGCTCCGGATCTGCACGTAACTGATCTTGGTGTTGGCCCCACCCACCGCAGTCACGGTGAGCTTGCCATCCGTCACGCCGGCGTGTGCCGTCGCCTCCAGGAACTCCTGGGCCGAGTTGGCCTGGAACTCGCGGATGATGACGCCGCCCTCGACATTCAGCGCGTGCAGCGAGTCGTAGGTGCTGCTGCTGGGCTGATCACCGACTGCAACCGTCACCTCGTAGAGGCCGTTGGGCACGGCGATCTCCCAGGCACCCGGGTCGCACTCGTTGGCGGAGCAGTCCGGGCTGCCGTCGTAGACGGTTCCGATATCGCCGTACTGCATGTGCTGGAAGGTGTTCAGGAGCGGCTCGATTCCAGCGCGGGCTCGATCCCGGGTGTTTCCGGTCATGTCCAGTGGAGTGTCCGTGCCCTGGGCAACCCAGCCGTATTCCAGGCCGTCCCCGCGGTCGCCGTAACCGGCACCGATGTCGGCAATGAAGCCGTCTGGGACTGCGGTGGGGGCCGGCTGGAAGTTGATGTCCAGCGCGATGTCGTCGACCACAGTGATCTGGAAAGTCTCCTCCCCGGTGTCCGTGCCGTCATCACCGGTGACAGTCACGTCATACGGACTGCCTGCCACGGTGCCCTGGTCCAGGGTCCCGGAGATGTCGCCATCGGCGTAGGTCAGGCCGGCTGGCAGCCCGTCGACCTCCACAGTGATCTCATCGCCATCCTCGTCAAAGGTGCTCACGGGGATGATCGTCTGCTGACCCTCGAACAGCGTCCGGTCACCAGTAAGCAGCACCTCGGGAGCGATGTTCGGCTCCTCCGGCACCTCCTCCTGAGTCACCGAGAAGTCGCCGAAGGTCATCGTGACCGAGTTGGTGGCCTCGTTGCGGGCGGTGGCAAAGACACCGGCGAAGCTGGTTGGTCCGCTGACCCCGTCGCTCAGCACAGCCCCTTCGAAGAACGACTCGGGGATGCCCTCGAACGTGCCCAACTCGATGACCTCACCGTCACCGACCTGGTAGGAACCGGTGGCGGTGTTAGTCGCGGCGTCCAAGACCATGGTCAGCGTGACATCGGTTCCCTGCGGGAAGACCGGTCCGTTCATCTCGTTGGCCGTGCCGGAAGCGACGCCATCGACCTCGCGCTGGAACTGGGCTCGGACGTTGGAGCCGGCCTGGTTCTGCACAGTCAGGTTGACCAGGTTGTCCTCGTCAAGTCCGAACCAGATGCCGCCCTTCTCAGAGTTCGCCGAGGTGTCGAAGTCTGGCGTCACGACGGTGGAACTGACCGTCGTTGTTGCGCTCTGAGCCACGACCCCGACACCCAGCGCGTTGAGCTGCGTGTTCGTGCCGGCGCTCAGGGCTGGAGTCTGATACTGGATCCCACGCGTTGCGGTGATTGTGAGGCCATCACCGGTGACATCGAGCAGGTCAGCCTCGTAACCGGGCACCTCAGCGTTGCTTGGCTCGCCGTCGGCGGGGAGCCGGTCTGAGGGTGGATCGACCATCGTGAACCCGATCCCCTCGCCGTCCACGTCCTGCAGTCCAGCGTCAGTGCCATCAAGTGCCAACTCGACAGGCGTCTCCGGCGTGATGGTGGCACAGGGCAGGCTCGACAGCGGCGAGCATGACTCGGCGGGCTCATCGGCGGTCACGACGTGCTGCAGATTGAAACCAGACGCACCTGACGTGCCACGGACGACCCACTCGTAGGAGCCCTCTTCCACCGGCCAGGACAAGACTGATGGGTTTTGTCCAGCATTAGCGCTGGCGACGACACCGCCATCCCCGTCCATGAGGTAGAGCTCCAGGTTCGCCGCAGCATCATCCCAGGACAATGTGCCGCTCACCTCGCCAGTCGTGCTGACGCCGAACGAGTAAGCGCGTGCCGACTCCGTCGCGGCCTCAACCGTTCCCAGCAGGGTCCACGCCAGGGCACTGGTCTGGATCTCCGGGACTGTGAGGGTGTAGTGGGCAGCCCCCTCCGCTGCACCGACATAGAGTCGATACATCGTCCCCGCCTCAACGGCGAAGGACATCGTCTCGGCCGGCAGCCCAGTGCGGGAGAGTCCGACCAGTGGCCCGCCGTTGGGCTTGGTGGGGTCCGCCACCTCACGCACATAGAGGTCGAGGTCGGCTGCTTCATCCCAATCAAGTTCCGCAGTGGCGATACCGCTGGACGGCGCGATGTAGTCGTGGGACCGGAGCAACTGGGGACCGCCCCTGACGAATCCCGCCTGTCCGAGGTAGGACCGCTCCGGTCCGACCTGGAGATCCCAATCGAGGGAGAAGTTGGTCACGCCACTGTCGACCAACACGTCGAAGGTGTAGTCACCGGGCTCGAGCGCCTCGGCAGACACCACTTCCGGGTGGGCATCCGTGCCGGCGAAGGCAATCCCGTTACCGTCCGCGTCACGAATTCGCAGGGTCAGGTCAGCATCGTCGTCCCATGACAGCGCACCGGTCAGCAGGCCAGGCTGCACCACGGGGATGGTGAAACTCTGCATGCGACGTCGGTCCATATCCACCGTGCCGGAAAGCGCTGAGCTGGGGGCCTCAAGAGAGGCCACCAGGTCGAACCCAGTCGGCGAGGTAGCACCACGCACGATGACGCGGTACCTGTCCCCGGCTGACACGAGCAGACTGACCTTCTCGCGTTCTGCGTTGGTGACGGACCGCTCAACGATCGTGCCCGGGACGTCATCCGCTCCCAGCTCACGCACGAACATGTTGAGGTCGGCGTCCTCGTATGCCGTCAGGTCCAGGGTGAGCACCCCGTCCTCGACGATGTCCAGATCGTGTGCCGCGAACGTCGTGGTTGCGCCGTTCGGGTAGGTCAGGCCGATCTGGTTAGTCACCTTGCGGGCGTCCCCCACAGAGATGGGACCAGTCGATCGGATGTCCGTCGTGAGCTCGTAAGCGGCCAGCGCTGGGGCACGAGACCGGACAACCCACTCGTAGTCACCAGCAGGAATGTTGAACGTGGCTCGCTCGGGGTGCGCATTGGTCTGGACACTGGCAACGACGCCGTCGGCGGATCGCAGATGCACAGCCAGGTCGCCATCGCCAACCCAGTCAAGGCTCACGCCGACGGCCCCGTCTTCTGACAGGTTGAACGCGTGAGTACGGCTCGTGTAGCGGTCCGGGTCCAGAGTCCCCAGAAACGTGGTGCTCTCGCTCGAGTGAATGTTGGTCAAGAGCGTGTAGTCCGAGGCCCCTGCCGCGGCTTGCACGGAGATGCCGTAGCGCTCGCCGGCCACTGCAGGGAAGGAAACCTGCTCAGGCTGCGAAGCGGTGATGCTCGTTGTCACGACTTGATCAACGGCACCATCGGACAACGTGTAGATGCGGAGATTGAGGTCCGCCTCGGGGTTGTCCCAATTCAACTGGACGGACATCGTCCCATCGGTTGTCGCCGTCAGATCGTGTCGTTGCCACTTCACCCCGCTGGCATCAACCGATCCTCCGGCTTCTGCCGCCCGCGCGACCGGGGCCTGGATCACAGCGAGAAGGCTGAACAGGAGAGCCAAGACGCCCAGGAAGGCGACCGAAGGCTTGAAGGACAGGGGACTGCTCACGGGGGTTCCTCCAAGTGCTTGCGCGGGGGTTGGGTGGGGTTGCACAGGGCTCATCGGTCGTCGCCCTCCGGAGCGTCTGGCAGCAAGGTCTGCAGGCGGTCATTGAATTGGTCCGCGTCCTCATCGAGGTCGTCGAGGGACTCCGCCGCGGGGTCTGATTCGATCCCGGCGTCCCACTCAGCCGGGTCACCCGGATCTGACGCAGATGTCTCTGAGGCATCGATCGCCTCGTCAAGCTCTGCTTCAGCCTGCGCGACGTCGTCGCTGAGCGGCACCCCGTCCTCAACGGCGGCAACGAGGGCCGCCACGTCAGCATCTGACAGTTCATCGGTGGCCGTCTCGTCTAGAGAGAGCATCGTGCGAATCTCTTCGTCGCTGGGTTCGGCGCCGGGGCCGATCGGCACGGTCGAGACGCCGCCTGCCCCTGCGGGCCGCCCACTCAGGCCCACCGGTTGGGTGTCGTCCGCGGGCGTGGAGTCGCCCCCCACCTCGACAGTTGGCGGCGTGCCTGCCGCCAGGTCCGGGTCCTCCCCCAGATCCATCTGCCAGATCCCGACGACGCCAGCGGCCACGACCAGCAAACTGGCACCGCCGACCACCCAACGCTTGGGGTGCGACGCCTTCCGGCGGCGCTGAGTTTGCATAGCTTGTTCCACGCGAGTCCCTCTCTCACGAAACCTTCGGTTGCCAATGAAGATCGTGGATGGTCCTTGAGGGGGCCTCGCGGTTCGGTCACAAATCTATAACAAGTTCCAAGTTTTGGTCATTCATAGGTAAAGACTAGGTCAGGTCTCGTGCACCCCTGCGCACGAGAAGTGCCCCCGTGAGCCAAGAGAAGGAACCATCACTGTGACTGCTGGCGCCCCCCTCACCATCGTTCCGTTCTCTGCCGACCCACAGGTCCTTGATGATTTCTTGACCTTCGTGAGCGACCTCAATCTCTCGTTCCAGGTCGAACGGCACCCCGAGACCGTGGCATTGGCAGCGGGTCACCGCCCTCGATCCGTCATCGTGGCACTCGGCCTGGCGGAGGGTCCTATGGAGCAGTTCATCCGAGATCTCACGTCATCCGCTGGGCCGCAGCACACCGTCTTGGCGCTGGTGCGCGACCTCAGCGAGGAGCAGGAGTCGACCTTGCTGGAGGTCGGTGCCCGAGACGCACTCAATCTCCCCTCCACAGCCGGTCGGCTCCGAGCTCGACTGGCCCTGGCCATGCGTGGATTCCCCCTCCCCACGTCAGATGTCGCCGAGGTGGTGCGCCGTGGCTGTCTGGCGATCCATCTCGGCCGACGGGAAGTGCGGGTCCACAACGAAGAAGTCGGGCTCACCAAGACGGAGTTCGACCTTCTGGCCAGCCTTGCCCAGCGCCCCAGGAATGTGCTCAGCCGGCAGGAACTCACATCGGCCGTGATGGGGCACGACCATATGGGTGCACGGGCCCTCGAGTCACACCTCAGCCGCCTGCGCCGCAAGATCGAACTCGCCGGCGGACCGCGACTCGTGGAGCCGGTCCGCGGGGTCGGCTATCGACTCGGCGTGTCCTGACAGCGGCAGTCCTGTGCTGGACAAGGCACCGCAACCTCAGGCAGGGCACGGTGGCCAAGCAATTCTGCTGTATGCCGTGACAGCCCCTGAGACGGCCGTCTCCTTCTTGCGTGGTCAATTGGCCTTCATGGCAGGCCAAGGCTATGCCGTGCACCTCCTGTGCGGTTCCACGAGCGCCGAGCTAG contains the following coding sequences:
- a CDS encoding Ig-like domain-containing protein gives rise to the protein MSSPLSFKPSVAFLGVLALLFSLLAVIQAPVARAAEAGGSVDASGVKWQRHDLTATTDGTMSVQLNWDNPEADLNLRIYTLSDGAVDQVVTTSITASQPEQVSFPAVAGERYGISVQAAAGASDYTLLTNIHSSESTTFLGTLDPDRYTSRTHAFNLSEDGAVGVSLDWVGDGDLAVHLRSADGVVASVQTNAHPERATFNIPAGDYEWVVRSRAPALAAYELTTDIRSTGPISVGDARKVTNQIGLTYPNGATTTFAAHDLDIVEDGVLTLDLTAYEDADLNMFVRELGADDVPGTIVERSVTNAEREKVSLLVSAGDRYRVIVRGATSPTGFDLVASLEAPSSALSGTVDMDRRRMQSFTIPVVQPGLLTGALSWDDDADLTLRIRDADGNGIAFAGTDAHPEVVSAEALEPGDYTFDVLVDSGVTNFSLDWDLQVGPERSYLGQAGFVRGGPQLLRSHDYIAPSSGIATAELDWDEAADLDLYVREVADPTKPNGGPLVGLSRTGLPAETMSFAVEAGTMYRLYVGAAEGAAHYTLTVPEIQTSALAWTLLGTVEAATESARAYSFGVSTTGEVSGTLSWDDAAANLELYLMDGDGGVVASANAGQNPSVLSWPVEEGSYEWVVRGTSGASGFNLQHVVTADEPAESCSPLSSLPCATITPETPVELALDGTDAGLQDVDGEGIGFTMVDPPSDRLPADGEPSNAEVPGYEADLLDVTGDGLTITATRGIQYQTPALSAGTNTQLNALGVGVVAQSATTTVSSTVVTPDFDTSANSEKGGIWFGLDEDNLVNLTVQNQAGSNVRAQFQREVDGVASGTANEMNGPVFPQGTDVTLTMVLDAATNTATGSYQVGDGEVIELGTFEGIPESFFEGAVLSDGVSGPTSFAGVFATARNEATNSVTMTFGDFSVTQEEVPEEPNIAPEVLLTGDRTLFEGQQTIIPVSTFDEDGDEITVEVDGLPAGLTYADGDISGTLDQGTVAGSPYDVTVTGDDGTDTGEETFQITVVDDIALDINFQPAPTAVPDGFIADIGAGYGDRGDGLEYGWVAQGTDTPLDMTGNTRDRARAGIEPLLNTFQHMQYGDIGTVYDGSPDCSANECDPGAWEIAVPNGLYEVTVAVGDQPSSSTYDSLHALNVEGGVIIREFQANSAQEFLEATAHAGVTDGKLTVTAVGGANTKISYVQIRSLGAQPHATLTVPANRATDVSLDTAVSASVSVPGTGIAVDPDRQTSLTDEAVRLFKVTATGDVEVEGNRGSTGGNDTIAISPAAPLEPNSTYRYVIDGVLDGAGQSFAPFETTFTTGEGSGGDPGDPEEFVPVEGAEFEKVLLPTASGNTNGKYFASLVVHEGYLWATTIGQGMYRYEILPDGTLGAAENLNVLNGRAAVGLLFDENNPDLAWVTHATGNIGNESAKFGSTLSVIDFSGATPVVTDVFVNLPRSKSDHLSNSISYGPSGDGGAPWLYFLQGSNQAAGDVDGAWGARGETQLTAAVLRFDPQDALAQALADGPTDVKTAELGGAYDPYADGAPLEIYATGIRNAYDLLWHSNGHIYVPTNGTAGGANAPGVQDNGDGTFTMVSNQATGENGYGNGTDVTEECTTRRIDGQPYSGGSVPPIGNLPTQRDFLFDVEQGGFYGHPNPTRCEWVLNDGTAYNPDREPDPNYHGVAFDFDFNKSPNGVIEYTSNTFGGALQGRMMVIRFSANDDILTFQVAGDGEVLGTQPGTDIPGFTGYVDPLDLVEDTEVNPGNIYINQYNRGGEPQQLYLLRVPEGEQAAGIRADQDELIMSATLNGDDPTETREVTVTNLGSEPVEVSASVEGANAGDFTVDSGLTIPGGEASQIEVTFDPSGSAGIRTGSLVLGDGEGSVNVSLRALAFAGHQGGNEPTLQQVVDTFQFGISTGWSGLAGGTEPVAKGDEVLEPLFQRASDGPVTMTPVAAFAPQEDLPFGWYAAAEGPVTPTQVGVVANGQLQTLNPQLDSGGTSFDPGTGAFGVFYESNTFNRIGYTEDARNDSGGLHRARIYPLTGDRFLVAFEDAANGDYQDYVFVLDNVVAAGDGSEPPVTGETISVNFGTGDSALPQGYLRDFGEAYAERTAADQGGLSYGWVDAGSEPLSIIGNGRDRNLNDDQRLDTLVHMDLPEDASGGISGEATWEIALPDGDYEVTVSVGDAQDGGSPEAHTINVEGSNAIDAFPKSSAPNGSDDRHESATVTVEVTDGRLTVDQAGGENTKINYLDITPLLDEEPEPPAEGDPIKVNFQLETAPVPDGYLRDFGEPYAERAGVSQGEGLTFGWVDDQLLEPLDLVGNGRDRNLNDDQRLDTLMHMDLPEDSDGGVLSDGAWQIAVPNGQFEVTVSVGDPSKGDAPESHTINVEGVNAIEAFPNSSAANGSDARHTEGTVVVEVLDGALTVDQIGGINTKINYIDIVPMSSGTPVEQVVAQVNFQPAASVTPQGWLADTGQLFDGERGYGWVRTEGGADKAADTRERAGAADQADKTLVIMDDNQVPGVVDGEWEYALRNGEYQVEVSVGDPGYIDSVHGVEAEGVVVVDAFEPSALGDYYVGEATLEVTDGALTLASTGHNTKVQWVRITSFATGDVVPPQLSLAVDGQGDDGAYTGPVTVTVTATDRTLEFVNVTVDGSDTFNYTTPFEVTGTGNHTVEVTATDGAGNATTRSVEFVIVEVGEGDLTLTNPEAAPFHDRIVMSRIQSTASNPATASTGSVILGNEGSESIEVVALDIMDQSAFTLVDPPELPIAIGVGDTVSVSVEFIGTGSGQNTNFESALLIRHNGSEGPTTKVELGAIWQSQSEGGNEPDVDEIVEAFGFGTTIVGAGQQINNDGRLEAIGDEVLSATWKRFDTSEPVTVRQLAAFHTCCSNTASFGWHPVGNKNNWNVALTHQGQWAQSLLPRINGSSGGPAVNSFTPGPATWSWRIDPESSDWTLNNTTPDECGSGNEGCQLGHHLRLWPVKDRAGDAIPGSYLAAMDYSGINYDYNDNVYLLTNVEPANLVQP
- a CDS encoding winged helix-turn-helix transcriptional regulator, yielding MSDLNLSFQVERHPETVALAAGHRPRSVIVALGLAEGPMEQFIRDLTSSAGPQHTVLALVRDLSEEQESTLLEVGARDALNLPSTAGRLRARLALAMRGFPLPTSDVAEVVRRGCLAIHLGRREVRVHNEEVGLTKTEFDLLASLAQRPRNVLSRQELTSAVMGHDHMGARALESHLSRLRRKIELAGGPRLVEPVRGVGYRLGVS